The Arthrobacter sp. D5-1 genome segment ACTGAGCGATCCTCCCAAGCTGGGGAAGCAGTTCAAGCACACCATCGAAGTGGTGGTTGACCGCTTGGTGGTCAAGGAAGACATCAGCCAGCGGCTCACGGATTCCGTGGAGACCGCCCTGGGCCTGGCGGAGGGCCGTGTCCTGGTGGAGTTCGTGGATCTTGACCCCGCGGATCCCGGTCGTATCCGGGCTTTCTCCGAGAATCTTGCCTGCCCCAACGAGCACCCTTTGGCGATCGATGAAATCGAGCCCCGCTCGTTCTCCTTCAACAACCCCTTTGGTGCCTGCTCGGCATGCAGCGGCATCGGAACCAAGCTTGAAGTCGACGAAGAACTCATCGTCCCCAATCCTGAACTCTCCTTGGGTGAAGGCGCCATTGCCCCGTGGTCCTTGGGAACGGCAACCACTGAGTACTGGAACCGCCTCCTTGAGGGCTTGGCCCATGAGCTCGGTTTCTCCATGAAGACGCCTTGGGAGAAACTCTCCAAAGAAGTCCGGAACACCGTGCTGCATGGCAAGGACCACAAGGTTGTTGTCCAGTACAAGAACCGTTTTGGCCGTGAACGCAAGTACAGCACGGGCTTTGAAGGCGCTATCCAGTACGTCCACCGGAAGCACGGTGAAACCGATTCCGACTGGGCCCGTGACCGGTACGAAGAGTACATGCGCCAGATTCCCTGCCCTGAGTGCAATGGTGCACGCCTCAACCCGGCATCGTTGTCCGTGTTGATCAACGGCAAGTCGATCGCAGCGGTTGCTGCCATGCCCATGCGCGAATGCGCTGAGTTCCTGGGCAGCCTGACCCTCACCAGCAGGGAAGCGCAAATCGCTAATCAGGTGCTGAAGGAGATCCAGGCCCGCCTGACCTTCCTTCTGGACGTGGGGTTGGAATACCTCAATCTCGAGCGGCCGTCAGGAACCCTGTCCGGCGGGGAGGCCCAGCGCATCCGGCTGGCAACCCAGATCGGTTCCGGCCTGGTGGGCGTCCTGTATGTCCTTGACGAGCCGTCCATCGGCCTCCACCAGCGTGACAACCGTCGACTCATCGAGACCCTTACCCGTCTCCGGGACCTCGGCAACACGCTGATTGTGGTGGAGCATGACGAAGACACCATTCACGAGGCTGACTGGGTGGTGGACATCGGACCAGGCGCCGGTGAGCACGGAGGCCAGGTGGTGCACTCAGGTACCTACAAGGAGCTGTTGGAGAACACGGATTCCCTGACGGGTGACTACCTGTCAGGACGCCGGAAGATCGACATTCCCACCAAACGCCGTAAGTACGACAAGAAGCGTGAGCTCAAGGTTGTCGGTGCCCGTGAGAACAACCTGAACAATGTCGATGCCACGTTCCCGCTGGGGCTCTTTACTGCGGTGACCGGCGTCAGCGGTTCCGGTAAGTCCACGCTGGTCAACGAGATCCTGTACAAGGTCCTCGCCAATAAGCTCAACGGTGCCAAGCAAGTGGCAGGACGGCACCGGACGGTGGCCGGCCTGGAACACCTGGACAAGGTGGTCCATGTCGATCAGAGTCCCATCGGGCGTACTCCGCGCTCCAACCCCGCGACGTACACCGGGGTGTTCGACAACATCCGCAAGCTCTTCGCCGAGACCACCGAAGCCAAGGTCCGTGGATACCTGCCCGGACGGTTCTCCTTCAACGTCAAGGGCGGTCGCTGCGAGGCGTGTTCGGGCGACGGCACCTTGAAGATCGAGATGAACTTCCTGCCGGACGTCTATGTTCCTTGCGAGGTCTGCCATGGTGCCCGGTACAACCGGGAAACCCTTGAAGTCCACTACAAGGGCAAAACCATTGCTGATGTCCTCAACATGCCCATTGAGGAGGGTGCCGAGTTCTTTGCCGCCTTCACCCCCATTGCACGCCACTTGACTACTCTGGTGGACGTTGGCCTTGGCTACGTGCGTCTGGGACAGCCGGCAACCACGCTGTCCGGTGGCGAGGCCCAGCGCGTGAAGCTTGCCGCAGAGCTGCAGAAGCGCTCCAACGGACGCAGCATCTATGTCTTGGACGAGCCCACCACGGGCCTGCACTTCGAGGACATCCGTAAGCTCCTGATGGTGCTTCAGGGCCTGGTGGACAAAGGCAATACGGTCATCACCATCGAGCACAACCTCGACGTCATCAAGTCCGCGGACTGGATTGTGGATCTGGGCCCCAACGGTGGCTCGGGTGGCGGAAAGATTGTTGCCACCGGAACACCCGAACAGGTGGCAACATCCACGGAGAGCCACACAGCAACGTTCCTGGCCGAGATTCTCGGATAGGCGCCAGAAGTATTCCGGTAGCGGCATGCGAGTTTCAGGCATGCCGCTACTCGTGAGAAACTAACCCGGTGACTCAAACAACGGTGCCCGTAATATTCGATCTGGACGGCACCCTTGTCGATCCAGCCGGCGGTATCACGGGAGGAATCTCCGAGGCCCTCCGTGAATTGAACCTTCCCGTTCCTGGGCAGGCCGTGCTGAATTCCATGGTGGGTCCCAAGCTCAGCGATTCCCTGCTGCATTTGGCCAACGTCCCGGAAACCCTGGTCAATGAAACCATTGAGCGTTACCGGCGCCATTACAAGGAAACGGGTATCGGGCAGAGCAAGCTTTACCCCGGGATCTTCGAACTTCTTGAGTACTTTGCTGAATCCGGCCGGGCTGTAGCAGTTGCTACTCAGAAGCCGCAGTCCATTGCGAGGCTCGTCCTCGAACACCATAAAATTGCTGATTTCTTCGTGTCCATACGCGGGGCGGCTGACAACGAGTCCCTGGAAGCGAATACGGCATCCGGCAAAGTCGAGATTGTTGGGGCAGCCTTGGCTGACCTGCATTCACAGCCGGCAGTGATGGTGGGAGACAGGCATCAGGACGTCGCAGGAGCCATGGCAAACGGCCTGGATTGCATCGGGGTGGCCTGGGGATTCGCCCCGGACGGTGAACTCGAAGAAGCCGGCGCTGTGGCCGTAGTGCAAACCGCAGCCGAATTGCGGATCAAAATTGAAGAACTTGACGCTGTCCGTGCGGCAGCCCTGAGCGAGGTACAAAACGATGGCAGTCTTTGATGCGATCCGGTGGACAACCCGTGGACTGATTTCCTCCACGTGCCGGCCTACTGTCATTGGTTTGGAGAACGTTCCCAAAGAGGGGCCCTTCATTGTGGCCCCCAACCACCTTTCCTTCCTTGACAGCGTGATCGTCCAGGCTCTGATGCCGCGTCCGGTCGCCTTTTTTGCCAAGGCCGAATACTTCACCACCAAGGGCGTCAAAGGTGCCGTCATGAAGTCCTTCTTCGAAGCCGTGGGATCCATTCCGGTGGAACGAGGTGAGCAGGCTGCCAGCGTGCAGGCGCTCAAGACCCTGCTGGACATCCTCGAGTCAGGCAAGGGCATCGGCATCTACCCCGAGGGCACCAGATCGCGCGATGGCATCCTCTACCGTGGGCGTACGGGCGTGGGGTGGCTTGCCCTGACCACAGGCGCGCCTGTCATTCCCGTGGGCCTGATCGGGACCGAAAGGCTGCAGCCTGCGGACAAGAACGCAGTAAGGCCACAGCACTTCACCATGAAGGTGGGCGAGCCGCTCTATTTCGAGAAGACCGGGCCGGACCACTCGCTTCCGGCGCGGCGTGAAGTCACCGACAGGATCATGGACGCCATCGCCCTGCTCAGCGGCCAGGAACGCTCTGCAAGCTACAACCAGAGCAAATCCGTCGACTAGCAGCAGCTGCCGGGGGATGACGTGGCAATGGTTGTCGTTCCGGTTCACTAGACTGGAAACGTGGCAGATCCAGCAAGTTACCGGCCCCAAACAGGTGAGATTCCGACCACCCCGGGCGTCTATCGATTCCGCGACCCCCATGGCCGGGTCATCTATGTAGGCAAGGCAAAGAATCTCAGGTCCAGGCTTAATTCCTACTTTGCCAACCCTGCAGGACTGCTTCCCAAGACCCACGCCATGGTGCATGCGGCCAGCAGCGTCGAATGGACCGTGGTGGGCAGCGAGCTGGAATCGTTGCAGCTGGAATACACGTGGATCAAAGAGTTCAAGCCGCGCTTCAACGTAGTTTTCCGCGACGACAAAACCTATCCCTACCTTGCCGTCACCATGGGGGAGAAGTACCCCCGGGTGCAGGTCATGCGAGGTGAGCGCAGGAAGGGCACCAAGTACTTCGGGCCCTACACCGCCGGCGCCATCCGCGAAACGATGGATACCCTGCTGCGGGTTTTCCCGGTCCGCAGCTGCAGCGCGGGCGTCTTCAAGCGCGCGGAATCCAGCGGGCGTCCTTGCCTGCTCGGCTACATCGACAAATGTTCGGCCCCTTGCGTCGGCCGGGTGAGTCCGGATGAACACCGCAACCTCGCCGAGGATTTCTGTTCCTTCATGGGCGGCGAAGCGAAACGATTTATAAGCCGCCTGGAAAAGGACATGGCAGCAGCCGTGGCCGAACTCGACTACGAGCGGGCTGCCGGGCTCAGGGACGACATCATCGCGCTCCGGAAGGTTTTTGAGCGCAATGCCGTGGTCCTCGCCGAAGATACCGACGCTGACGTCTTCGCGCTCCACGACGACGAACTGGAGGCTTCCGTGCAGGTCTTCCACGTCCGCGGTGGCCGGGTCCGCGGACAGCGTGGCTGGGTGGTCGAGAAAGTTGAAGATGCCACGACCCCAGAGTTGATCGAACATTTGCTGCAGCAGGTCTACGGCGAGGACAGCGAGGTCCAGGGCCGGATTCCCCGCGAAGTCCTGGTGCCGGAAGCACCCAGCAACCATGCCGAACTCACTGAGTGGCTGGGCGGGCTGCGTGGTGCCAAGGTGGACATCCGCGTGCCCCAGCGTGGTGACAAGGCCGCCCTGATGTCCACGGTGCGCGAGAACGCGGAGCAAGCCCTCAAATTGCACAAGACCCGCAGGGCCGGCGACATCACTGTCCGCTCCGTGGCGCTTCAGGAATTGCAGGAAGCCCTGGAAATTCCGGTTCCCTTGCTGCGGATAGAGTGCTTCGATATTTCGCACGTGCAGGGCACCAACGTGGTGGCCTCCATGGTGGTGGTGGAGGACGGTCTGCCCAAGAAAGCGGACTACCGCAAGTTCTCCATCACGGGCGCAGCGGCAGCTGACGACACCGCGGCGATGCATGACGTCCTGACCCGGCGGTTCCGGCATTACCTGACGGACAAGGCTGCCCAGGTCCCCGTGATATCCGGCGAGATCGTCAACCCGACGCGTGCGGGGGCCAAGAGCAACACTGAAGCCCCGCCGTCGGACCCCACGATGCCGGCCCCCAAGGCCAAGTTCGCGTACCCGCCCAACCTTGTGGTGGTGGACGGCGGGCAGCCGCAGGTCAACGCCGCCAAGCGTGCGCTGGCGGAGCTCGGCATCGACGACGTCTACGTGGTGGGCCTTGCCAAGCGCCTGGAAGAAGTCTGGCTGCCTGACAGCGACTTCCCGGTCATCCTGCCGAGGACATCGCAGGGACTGTATCTACTTCAACGGATCCGTGACGAAGCCCACCGCTTCGCCATCACTTTCCATCGGCAGAAGCGCGGGAAGGCCATGACGGTATCCGTCCTGGACGGGGTGCCGGGCCTTGGTGAAGCCAAGCGCAAGGCTTTGGTGGCGCACTTCGGCTCGCTGAAAAAGATCAAAGCGGCTTCCGTTGAAGAGCTCACGTCTGCCAAAGGTATCGGCCCTGCGCTGGCAGCTGCCGTGGTTCAACACCTGGGTAAGACGGAAGACTCCGCCGGGGCAGTCCCGGCGATCAACATGACCACCGGCGAAATCCTTGAATCTTAGCTAGGGTTAGAACCTGGCCGATGGCCGCATCAGCGGCCACCGGCTCTTGAACATGTCGAGGGTGCGTTGACCCAAGGGGAGCGCACCTCAGGCCGTAAACACCACTTCGGACGAAACGGGGAACAACTCATGGATGAGGCAACGGCAGGGTCCGGAACGGAGCAGGACGGCCTCACGCCCGTCAAGCCCCCGGAGGCGGAACTGCTGGTCGTCACCGGCATGTCAGGGGCAGGACGCAGTACGGCCTCGGATGCCCTGGAAGACCACGGCTGGTATGTGGTGGACAACCTCCCACCGCAGATGCTGGGAACCCTGGCCGAAATTGTCTCGCATGCTCCCAAATCCATTCCCAAGCTGGCGGTGGTGGTGGATGTCCGCAGCAAGGACCTCTTCACTGACATCCAGACGGCGCTGGGCGCGCTCAGCGCCAGCGGCATCACCTTCCGGGTGCTCTTCCTGGACGCCAATGATGACGTCCTGGTCCGCCGTTTCGAGCAAGGACGCCGTCCGCATCCCCTGCAGGGCGGCGGCAGGATCCTTGATGGCATCGGGGTCGAGCGCGAGGTCCTGCGGGAACTGCGCGAGCATGCCGACGTCGTGCTGGACACCTCCGACTTCAATGTCCACGGCCTGGCAACAGCCATCACCGAACTGTTCAGCGACACAGGCCCGGTGACCCTGCGCCTGAACGTCATGAGCTTTGGATTCAAGTACGGACTCCCTGTGGATGCCAACTTCGTGGCCGATGCCCGTTTTATTCCCAACCCGCACTGGGTTCCCAAGCTTCGGCCCCATACAGGGCTGGATGAGGACGTCAGCAACTACGTGCTGGCTGCCGATGGCGTGCACGAGTTCGTGGACAGGTACGTACGGGCCCTGGAGCCTGTCCTGGACGGCTACCGCCAGGAGAACAAGCACTACGCTACCTTGGCTGTTGGCTGCACTGGAGGCAAGCACCGATCGGTGGCGGTCGCCGTCGAACTTTCGAAGCGTTTGGCGCAGTATCCCCGTGTCACAGTCACCACCACCCACCGAGACCTGGGACGCGAGTAGTGGGCGTCCTCACCGGCCCACTGCCCCTGATCCCGCCCAAAGGCGTCCCCGGCAGCCAGCAAAAGAAAAGTCCGTCAGTGGTTGCCCTGGGTGGCGGCCACGGACTGGCGGCGTCGCTGTCGGCACTGCGCCTGCTCACCTCCGAGCTGACGGCAATCGTCACAGTAGCGGACGACGGCGGCTCGTCCGGGCGTCTTCGCGAGGAGTACGGCGTCCTTCCGCCCGGCGACCTGCGGATGGCGCTCAGCGCCCTGTGCGACGATACCGACTGGGGCCGGACCTGGCGGGACGTCATGCAGCACCGTTTCAATGCCGGGTCCGCCAAAGGCGGCTCACTGGACCATCACGCCATGGGCAATCTGCTGATCGTGACCCTGTGGGAGCTCTTGGGAGATACGGTTGCCGGCCTGAAGTGGGCCGGCGCCCTGCTGGGAGCCAGGGGCCAGGTGCTGCCCATGTCCAGCGTTCCCCTCACCATTGAGGGCCAGGCCCACATTGACCTTCCGGGAGGTGGCCAGGAACTGCGTACGGTCCGGGGCCAGGCCAAATGCGCTGTGGCGGGCAAGCTTGAAGACGTCAGGCTGCTGCCTGAGGATGCTCCGGCCTGCACAGAAGCCCTGACGGCCATCGAACTGGCTGACTGGGTCATCCTTGGACCCGGTTCCTGGTACACCTCGGTCCTGCCGCATCTGCTGCTGCCTGAGCTGCGCCAAGCCCTGGGCGACACCGCTGCGAAGCGCTGCCTCACCATGAACCTTGACGTCGAAACCAAGGAAACCTCGGGCATGACGGCCGCGGACCATCTGGATGTCCTGCGCCGCTATGCACCTGAATTCAGCGTCGATGTGGTCCTTGCGGATCCTGCTGCAATCCAGGACCTCAAAGCCTTCGAGAAGGCCGCGGGGATGATCGGGGCTGAAGTGGTGTTGGGTAGAGTGGGGGCGTCGAGGCGCCGCCCCGTCCATGATCCACTGCTGCTGGCAGCGGCGTACCACGATATTTTCGGGAACAGTTAGGAATACGCGATGGCACTTACTGCGTCGGTCAAGGACGAACTGTCCCGGCTGGACATCAAAAAGTCTTCAGTCCGCAAGGCTGAAGTTTCGGCAATGCTGCGCTTCGCGGGTGGCCTGCACATCATTTCGGGCAGGATCGTCATCGAGGCTGAAGTCGACCTCGCTTCCACGGCACGCCGCCTCCGGGCCGCGATCGCGGAAGTGTACGGCCACCAGAGCGAAATCATCGTCGTTTCCGGTGGCGGCCTGCGCCGGGGAAGCCGCTATGTTGTCCGTGTGGTCCGGGACGGTGAAGCACTCGCCCGCCAAACGGGCCTGCTGGACGGACGCGGACGTCCTGTGCGAGGGCTGCCCTCGGTGGTGGTCAACGGCTCGGCTGCAGACGCCGAGGCTGTCTGGCGGGGAGCGTTCCTCGCCCACGGTTCACTCACTGAGCCGGGTCGTTCTTCCTCGCTGGAAGTCACGTGCCCCGGCCCCGAATCCGCGCTGGCACTCGTTGGGGCTGCCAGGCGGCTCGGCATCCAGGCCAAGGCCCGTGAGGTGCGCGGAGTGGATCGCGTAGTCATCCGAGACGGAGACACCATTGCTGCCCTCCTGACCCGCATGGGTGCGCATGACGCGCTGATGGTGTGGGAAGAACGGCGCATGCGCAAGGAAGTCCGGGCGACGGCCAACAGGCTTGCCAACTTTGACGACGCCAACCTGCGCCGGTCTGCCCAGGCAGCAGTGGCCGCGGGTGCCAGGGTGGACCGTGCCCTGGAAATCCTGGGAGACGACGTACCGGACCATCTCAAGTACGCCGGGGAGCTCCGTGTTGCCCACAAGCAGGCCAGCCTGGATGAACTCGGACGCCTGGCGGATCCGCCCATGACCAAGGACGCCATTGCGGGTCGCATCCGCCGCCTCCTCGCCATGGCGGATAAGCGGGCCCTCGACCTGGGCATCCCGGGTACTGAGGCAAATGTGACTCCGGAAATGATGGACGAGTAGTCCGCA includes the following:
- the uvrA gene encoding excinuclease ABC subunit UvrA, giving the protein MPKALAEDTAIESPNSIPVVPDSKPARPDLSRLVVKGAREHNLRNVDVDLPRDAMIVFTGLSGSGKSSLAFDTIFAEGQRRYVESLSAYARQFLGQVDKPDVDFIEGLSPAVSIDQKSTSKNPRSTVGTITEIYDYMRLLWARVGRPHCPVCGEPIARQTPQQIVDQLLELETGTRFQVLAPVVRGRKGEFVDLFKELTAKGYSRARVDGELVQLSDPPKLGKQFKHTIEVVVDRLVVKEDISQRLTDSVETALGLAEGRVLVEFVDLDPADPGRIRAFSENLACPNEHPLAIDEIEPRSFSFNNPFGACSACSGIGTKLEVDEELIVPNPELSLGEGAIAPWSLGTATTEYWNRLLEGLAHELGFSMKTPWEKLSKEVRNTVLHGKDHKVVVQYKNRFGRERKYSTGFEGAIQYVHRKHGETDSDWARDRYEEYMRQIPCPECNGARLNPASLSVLINGKSIAAVAAMPMRECAEFLGSLTLTSREAQIANQVLKEIQARLTFLLDVGLEYLNLERPSGTLSGGEAQRIRLATQIGSGLVGVLYVLDEPSIGLHQRDNRRLIETLTRLRDLGNTLIVVEHDEDTIHEADWVVDIGPGAGEHGGQVVHSGTYKELLENTDSLTGDYLSGRRKIDIPTKRRKYDKKRELKVVGARENNLNNVDATFPLGLFTAVTGVSGSGKSTLVNEILYKVLANKLNGAKQVAGRHRTVAGLEHLDKVVHVDQSPIGRTPRSNPATYTGVFDNIRKLFAETTEAKVRGYLPGRFSFNVKGGRCEACSGDGTLKIEMNFLPDVYVPCEVCHGARYNRETLEVHYKGKTIADVLNMPIEEGAEFFAAFTPIARHLTTLVDVGLGYVRLGQPATTLSGGEAQRVKLAAELQKRSNGRSIYVLDEPTTGLHFEDIRKLLMVLQGLVDKGNTVITIEHNLDVIKSADWIVDLGPNGGSGGGKIVATGTPEQVATSTESHTATFLAEILG
- the whiA gene encoding DNA-binding protein WhiA, producing the protein MALTASVKDELSRLDIKKSSVRKAEVSAMLRFAGGLHIISGRIVIEAEVDLASTARRLRAAIAEVYGHQSEIIVVSGGGLRRGSRYVVRVVRDGEALARQTGLLDGRGRPVRGLPSVVVNGSAADAEAVWRGAFLAHGSLTEPGRSSSLEVTCPGPESALALVGAARRLGIQAKAREVRGVDRVVIRDGDTIAALLTRMGAHDALMVWEERRMRKEVRATANRLANFDDANLRRSAQAAVAAGARVDRALEILGDDVPDHLKYAGELRVAHKQASLDELGRLADPPMTKDAIAGRIRRLLAMADKRALDLGIPGTEANVTPEMMDE
- a CDS encoding lysophospholipid acyltransferase family protein; protein product: MAVFDAIRWTTRGLISSTCRPTVIGLENVPKEGPFIVAPNHLSFLDSVIVQALMPRPVAFFAKAEYFTTKGVKGAVMKSFFEAVGSIPVERGEQAASVQALKTLLDILESGKGIGIYPEGTRSRDGILYRGRTGVGWLALTTGAPVIPVGLIGTERLQPADKNAVRPQHFTMKVGEPLYFEKTGPDHSLPARREVTDRIMDAIALLSGQERSASYNQSKSVD
- a CDS encoding HAD hydrolase-like protein; protein product: MTQTTVPVIFDLDGTLVDPAGGITGGISEALRELNLPVPGQAVLNSMVGPKLSDSLLHLANVPETLVNETIERYRRHYKETGIGQSKLYPGIFELLEYFAESGRAVAVATQKPQSIARLVLEHHKIADFFVSIRGAADNESLEANTASGKVEIVGAALADLHSQPAVMVGDRHQDVAGAMANGLDCIGVAWGFAPDGELEEAGAVAVVQTAAELRIKIEELDAVRAAALSEVQNDGSL
- the uvrC gene encoding excinuclease ABC subunit UvrC, translating into MADPASYRPQTGEIPTTPGVYRFRDPHGRVIYVGKAKNLRSRLNSYFANPAGLLPKTHAMVHAASSVEWTVVGSELESLQLEYTWIKEFKPRFNVVFRDDKTYPYLAVTMGEKYPRVQVMRGERRKGTKYFGPYTAGAIRETMDTLLRVFPVRSCSAGVFKRAESSGRPCLLGYIDKCSAPCVGRVSPDEHRNLAEDFCSFMGGEAKRFISRLEKDMAAAVAELDYERAAGLRDDIIALRKVFERNAVVLAEDTDADVFALHDDELEASVQVFHVRGGRVRGQRGWVVEKVEDATTPELIEHLLQQVYGEDSEVQGRIPREVLVPEAPSNHAELTEWLGGLRGAKVDIRVPQRGDKAALMSTVRENAEQALKLHKTRRAGDITVRSVALQELQEALEIPVPLLRIECFDISHVQGTNVVASMVVVEDGLPKKADYRKFSITGAAAADDTAAMHDVLTRRFRHYLTDKAAQVPVISGEIVNPTRAGAKSNTEAPPSDPTMPAPKAKFAYPPNLVVVDGGQPQVNAAKRALAELGIDDVYVVGLAKRLEEVWLPDSDFPVILPRTSQGLYLLQRIRDEAHRFAITFHRQKRGKAMTVSVLDGVPGLGEAKRKALVAHFGSLKKIKAASVEELTSAKGIGPALAAAVVQHLGKTEDSAGAVPAINMTTGEILES
- the yvcK gene encoding uridine diphosphate-N-acetylglucosamine-binding protein YvcK is translated as MGVLTGPLPLIPPKGVPGSQQKKSPSVVALGGGHGLAASLSALRLLTSELTAIVTVADDGGSSGRLREEYGVLPPGDLRMALSALCDDTDWGRTWRDVMQHRFNAGSAKGGSLDHHAMGNLLIVTLWELLGDTVAGLKWAGALLGARGQVLPMSSVPLTIEGQAHIDLPGGGQELRTVRGQAKCAVAGKLEDVRLLPEDAPACTEALTAIELADWVILGPGSWYTSVLPHLLLPELRQALGDTAAKRCLTMNLDVETKETSGMTAADHLDVLRRYAPEFSVDVVLADPAAIQDLKAFEKAAGMIGAEVVLGRVGASRRRPVHDPLLLAAAYHDIFGNS
- the rapZ gene encoding RNase adapter RapZ, coding for MDEATAGSGTEQDGLTPVKPPEAELLVVTGMSGAGRSTASDALEDHGWYVVDNLPPQMLGTLAEIVSHAPKSIPKLAVVVDVRSKDLFTDIQTALGALSASGITFRVLFLDANDDVLVRRFEQGRRPHPLQGGGRILDGIGVEREVLRELREHADVVLDTSDFNVHGLATAITELFSDTGPVTLRLNVMSFGFKYGLPVDANFVADARFIPNPHWVPKLRPHTGLDEDVSNYVLAADGVHEFVDRYVRALEPVLDGYRQENKHYATLAVGCTGGKHRSVAVAVELSKRLAQYPRVTVTTTHRDLGRE